One segment of Fibrobacter sp. UWR3 DNA contains the following:
- a CDS encoding DUF3310 domain-containing protein — translation MTKPAPKTNKPKRAYYNEMPVETIKIIHAIVKREELPREAAYDIGTAVKYQCRAGLKPDNDWKDDIRKAENYLHHARTGEWMKE, via the coding sequence ATGACAAAACCCGCACCCAAAACAAACAAGCCCAAACGCGCCTACTACAACGAAATGCCCGTGGAGACAATCAAGATTATCCACGCCATCGTGAAGCGCGAAGAACTCCCGCGTGAAGCCGCCTACGACATCGGCACCGCCGTCAAGTATCAATGCCGCGCAGGACTCAAGCCCGACAACGACTGGAAAGACGATATCCGCAAGGCCGAAAACTATCTGCACCACGCAAGAACCGGCGAATGGATGAAGGAATAA
- a CDS encoding phage virion morphogenesis protein → MADFINADVKIDKFNEIIDIAKRTASDLKPAMAAIGNLVTKSVKQNFREGGRPVRWPSSKKPKGKTLVGTGALMKGIHYELDGDGNAVTVMTGPQKYAHIHQFGGSIPAHDIKAKNRRALRFTVGGTVFYRKSAHHPGANIPARPYMLLQEEDETKIKDILANRIVDEMKKKGGLK, encoded by the coding sequence ATGGCAGATTTTATCAACGCAGACGTAAAAATCGATAAATTCAACGAAATTATCGATATTGCGAAGCGGACGGCAAGCGACTTGAAGCCCGCCATGGCGGCTATCGGCAACCTTGTGACAAAGAGCGTCAAGCAAAACTTTCGCGAAGGTGGCCGACCCGTCCGGTGGCCCAGCTCGAAAAAGCCCAAGGGAAAGACTTTGGTTGGCACCGGGGCGCTCATGAAGGGAATCCACTACGAGCTTGACGGCGACGGCAACGCCGTCACCGTAATGACCGGTCCCCAAAAATATGCCCATATCCACCAGTTCGGCGGCTCAATCCCCGCGCACGACATCAAGGCCAAGAACCGCAGGGCGCTCCGTTTCACAGTGGGCGGCACGGTATTCTACCGCAAGAGCGCCCACCACCCGGGCGCAAACATCCCCGCCCGCCCCTACATGCTTCTCCAGGAAGAGGACGAAACCAAGATCAAGGATATCCTGGCAAACAGAATCGTCGATGAAATGAAAAAGAAAGGAGGTCTCAAATGA
- a CDS encoding phage minor head protein has protein sequence MAKELGFKQGAYREAVDYFKKKINIPTKRWNSLKGAMHTRAFTVAGAMRADILLDFRNAVDRAIEKGDSLQDFRDNFYKIASKWRAADPSFDAKMEKPKYGAWRSKVIYQTNMLTASAAAQERQARAMPDVFTHAKYVCMMLPGSREEHKAWNGTVLPVNDPWWEKHSPPNGFGCLCEKEFISKYEMDRGDEKVTRAPTAANDTRNIGENWDYSIGDADAENQRLKEFTQEKEEKLFRNYPEARKAASEADAKTEKQNTTTEPELDLSKIKTVKAKPLSRAEAVRERRAERIERNKEFKQIIQSAREKGIKFIEAKKLRKPLTEEQIINKLGKKDPTPGACSSQALAYIANKFGFDVKDYRGRRSRTFFGDDSVIKSFTKSGGFAATGNNGFENAETLLKHVESGKEYYFRSGEHAAIIRKKNNTFEFLELQGKKKADGFLILDQSVLKERFGTNISKTEWFDYLIDIEKLKDSPKFRELIGFFNTKGM, from the coding sequence ATGGCTAAGGAACTCGGATTCAAGCAGGGCGCCTACAGGGAAGCCGTCGATTACTTCAAGAAGAAAATCAACATTCCTACAAAACGCTGGAACAGCCTCAAGGGTGCAATGCACACCCGGGCGTTCACCGTTGCCGGCGCAATGCGTGCCGACATCCTGCTCGATTTCCGAAACGCGGTTGACAGGGCCATCGAAAAGGGAGACTCCCTGCAAGACTTCCGCGACAACTTCTACAAGATTGCAAGCAAGTGGCGGGCGGCAGACCCCAGCTTTGACGCGAAGATGGAAAAGCCGAAATACGGTGCGTGGCGTTCCAAGGTCATTTACCAGACGAACATGCTCACCGCATCGGCGGCAGCCCAGGAGCGACAGGCAAGGGCCATGCCCGACGTGTTTACCCACGCCAAGTACGTGTGCATGATGCTCCCCGGTAGCCGCGAGGAACACAAGGCCTGGAACGGCACCGTGCTCCCTGTAAATGACCCCTGGTGGGAAAAGCACAGCCCGCCCAACGGCTTTGGCTGTCTTTGCGAAAAGGAGTTCATCAGCAAATACGAAATGGACCGTGGCGACGAGAAGGTGACCAGGGCACCGACCGCCGCAAACGACACCAGGAACATCGGCGAGAACTGGGATTACAGTATCGGCGACGCCGATGCCGAAAACCAGCGGCTCAAGGAATTCACGCAAGAGAAAGAAGAAAAGCTGTTCAGAAATTATCCGGAAGCAAGGAAGGCCGCAAGCGAAGCTGACGCAAAAACCGAAAAGCAGAATACGACTACAGAACCTGAATTAGACCTTAGCAAGATTAAGACGGTAAAGGCGAAACCGCTGAGCCGTGCCGAAGCTGTACGAGAAAGACGAGCTGAACGAATTGAGCGAAACAAGGAATTCAAGCAGATAATTCAAAGTGCCAGGGAAAAAGGCATAAAGTTTATTGAAGCAAAAAAATTAAGAAAACCGCTAACGGAAGAACAGATAATCAACAAGCTAGGGAAAAAAGACCCAACGCCTGGAGCCTGTTCTTCTCAGGCTTTAGCTTATATTGCTAACAAGTTTGGATTCGATGTCAAAGATTACAGAGGAAGGCGGAGCCGCACCTTTTTTGGAGATGACTCTGTTATCAAAAGTTTTACTAAATCTGGTGGTTTTGCGGCCACAGGCAACAATGGTTTCGAGAACGCTGAAACTTTGTTAAAGCATGTTGAGTCGGGAAAAGAATACTACTTCAGAAGCGGCGAACATGCTGCAATTATTCGCAAAAAGAACAATACATTCGAATTTTTAGAGTTGCAAGGCAAAAAGAAAGCTGACGGATTCCTTATACTAGATCAGTCTGTTTTAAAAGAACGATTTGGAACGAACATCAGCAAAACAGAATGGTTCGACTATTTGATAGATATTGAAAAATTAAAAGACTCCCCAAAATTTAGGGAGTTAATAGGATTCTTCAACACGAAAGGAATGTAA
- a CDS encoding DUF935 domain-containing protein, whose amino-acid sequence MSKKRKKQTENTQNGGEKLRLATEVATRAAATFVTGEDYLPNPDPILKAQGGNIKVYRNFVDGHLDAVKSKRFASITSRTWTIDGSKGDPKKAKMLEEYFWNLELRNTISQMLQAIGFGFAVHEIVWDSVSTAYGTLILPVAIKDRPQEWFRFDDEGRLLFQNKFNAKVPVPDRKFIVTRNRPTATNPYGEPVYARCFWPMAFKKGGLKFWMIFVEKYGKPKAVGKIPPGATDKEQNTFLRMLSGLVRDAVAVIPQTGSVELLETKMSGTNPHSEIVAWADSEISKAWLGETLTTEQTNSGGTQAMATVHNDVRLDLALDDAAMIESSFNQLIRWIYEINWPGEKVIPWMNIILPEDMQQARLERDAKLSQLGVKFNAQYISDIYGIDEKYFEMTEVQQGGMFAEGPEKKGKVRKTAHELRNQVNAFTEHLEDECEKVDILAPIRELVENAKSLEEVRDKLGGCYGEMPMDKIADEMEQAFLAADLAGRFSILKKAGIVNG is encoded by the coding sequence ATGAGCAAAAAAAGGAAAAAACAGACCGAAAACACCCAGAACGGCGGTGAAAAACTCCGCCTGGCGACTGAAGTGGCCACCCGGGCGGCAGCGACTTTTGTCACGGGCGAAGATTACCTGCCCAACCCCGACCCTATCCTCAAGGCGCAGGGTGGAAACATCAAGGTCTACCGAAACTTCGTGGACGGGCACCTCGATGCCGTCAAGAGCAAGCGTTTCGCTTCCATCACCAGTCGCACCTGGACCATCGACGGTAGCAAGGGCGACCCCAAGAAAGCGAAGATGCTTGAAGAATACTTCTGGAACCTGGAACTGCGCAACACCATTTCGCAGATGCTCCAGGCCATCGGCTTCGGTTTCGCCGTCCACGAAATCGTGTGGGATTCTGTATCCACGGCCTACGGAACGCTCATTCTGCCTGTCGCCATCAAGGACCGCCCGCAGGAATGGTTCCGCTTCGATGACGAAGGCAGGCTGCTATTCCAGAACAAGTTTAACGCGAAGGTTCCCGTACCCGACCGCAAGTTCATTGTGACCCGCAACCGCCCCACGGCCACCAATCCCTATGGCGAGCCTGTCTATGCCCGTTGCTTCTGGCCCATGGCCTTCAAGAAGGGCGGTCTCAAGTTCTGGATGATATTCGTCGAAAAATACGGCAAGCCCAAGGCCGTCGGGAAGATTCCTCCGGGAGCGACCGACAAGGAACAGAACACCTTCCTCAGGATGCTTTCGGGGCTTGTGCGCGACGCCGTGGCGGTCATCCCGCAGACAGGTTCCGTGGAACTCCTGGAAACCAAGATGAGCGGCACCAACCCCCACAGCGAAATCGTGGCTTGGGCGGATTCCGAAATCAGCAAGGCGTGGCTTGGCGAGACCCTAACCACCGAACAGACGAACTCGGGCGGCACCCAGGCCATGGCTACCGTGCATAACGACGTGCGCCTGGACTTGGCACTTGACGATGCCGCTATGATTGAATCCAGCTTCAATCAGCTCATCCGCTGGATATACGAAATCAACTGGCCTGGCGAAAAGGTCATACCGTGGATGAACATCATTCTCCCGGAAGACATGCAGCAGGCACGCCTTGAACGCGACGCAAAGCTCTCGCAGCTGGGAGTCAAGTTCAATGCCCAGTACATCAGCGACATCTACGGAATCGACGAGAAGTATTTCGAGATGACCGAAGTTCAGCAAGGCGGCATGTTTGCCGAAGGCCCCGAAAAGAAGGGCAAGGTCAGAAAGACCGCCCACGAACTCCGAAACCAGGTGAACGCATTCACCGAACACCTAGAAGACGAATGCGAAAAGGTCGATATCCTGGCACCCATCAGGGAACTGGTGGAAAACGCAAAGAGCCTCGAAGAAGTCCGCGACAAACTGGGCGGTTGCTACGGCGAAATGCCCATGGACAAAATCGCCGACGAAATGGAACAGGCGTTCCTTGCCGCAGACCTTGCAGGCCGTTTCTCCATCCTGAAAAAGGCGGGAATCGTCAATGGCTAA
- a CDS encoding terminase large subunit domain-containing protein — MAALQEFFFPYQKRWLADKSKVKIFEKSRRIGGTWVQSFEDVQDCIEQPGLKVFFSSADMTAAAEYIDYCESWIQKLNAIAKALAEINSEDIEDCEFADEDKGIKSKIIEFNNGSKIYVLSSNPKAFRSKGGKIVWDEAAHHENDQKMWAAAKPAAMWGYPIRILSTHNGVNSLFYKLIEKCKKGELDYSVHTVPIQLAVEEGVADRICGRKLSRKEREEWLEQEHKGCLTEAIWQEEYCCNPQDESKAMISYDLIHSCERLGVLGLEKAKGPLYLGCDVARHRHLYVIYVFEDIGDRLICRAVEAYQNKKWSYLEQKLYKFLKLPNLVRGCIDRTGCGDQFTERAQDKFGTVKVEGVLFSNTVKADLAINLLQAFEDQKIIIEKCPKFPGIDTKIEDEQAESIHAVRKIVTSAGNVRYDAASTEQGHGDFFWGAALAYHAKNASDAGPVFIQTANPFKGESMNFNGF; from the coding sequence ATGGCTGCTCTTCAAGAATTCTTTTTTCCTTATCAGAAACGGTGGCTAGCCGACAAGTCGAAAGTCAAGATTTTCGAGAAGTCCCGCCGTATCGGCGGCACGTGGGTCCAAAGCTTCGAAGACGTGCAGGACTGTATCGAGCAGCCCGGGCTCAAGGTCTTTTTCAGCTCAGCGGACATGACCGCAGCAGCTGAATACATCGACTATTGCGAATCGTGGATTCAGAAGCTCAACGCCATCGCCAAGGCCCTCGCCGAAATCAACTCCGAAGACATCGAGGACTGCGAATTTGCCGACGAGGACAAGGGAATCAAGAGCAAGATTATCGAGTTCAACAACGGTTCGAAAATCTACGTGCTCTCCAGCAACCCCAAGGCGTTTCGCTCCAAGGGCGGTAAAATCGTGTGGGACGAAGCCGCCCACCACGAAAACGACCAGAAGATGTGGGCAGCCGCGAAGCCTGCCGCCATGTGGGGCTATCCCATACGCATCTTGTCAACCCACAACGGCGTAAACAGTCTGTTCTACAAGCTCATCGAGAAATGCAAAAAAGGTGAACTTGACTACAGCGTGCACACCGTGCCAATCCAGCTCGCAGTAGAGGAAGGCGTTGCCGACCGCATCTGCGGTCGCAAACTCTCCAGGAAAGAACGCGAAGAATGGCTGGAGCAGGAACACAAAGGCTGCCTTACCGAAGCAATATGGCAAGAGGAATACTGCTGCAACCCGCAGGACGAATCCAAGGCCATGATCAGCTATGACCTGATTCACAGCTGCGAGCGCCTGGGAGTGCTCGGGCTCGAAAAGGCCAAAGGCCCGCTCTACCTGGGTTGCGACGTGGCCCGCCACCGTCACCTTTACGTCATCTACGTGTTCGAAGACATTGGCGACCGCCTAATTTGCCGCGCAGTAGAAGCCTATCAGAACAAGAAATGGAGTTACCTTGAACAGAAACTCTACAAGTTCCTGAAACTCCCGAACCTTGTCCGCGGCTGTATCGACCGCACCGGATGCGGCGACCAGTTCACCGAACGGGCCCAGGACAAGTTCGGCACGGTCAAGGTCGAGGGCGTCCTTTTCTCCAACACGGTAAAGGCCGACCTTGCCATCAATCTTTTGCAGGCGTTTGAAGACCAGAAGATTATCATCGAGAAATGCCCGAAGTTCCCGGGCATCGACACCAAAATCGAGGACGAACAGGCCGAAAGCATCCACGCCGTCCGTAAAATTGTCACAAGTGCCGGGAACGTGCGCTACGATGCCGCAAGCACCGAGCAGGGCCACGGCGACTTCTTCTGGGGAGCGGCTTTGGCATACCATGCGAAAAACGCAAGTGACGCGGGTCCGGTATTCATCCAGACCGCAAATCCGTTCAAAGGGGAAAGCATGAATTTTAACGGTTTCTGA
- a CDS encoding phage terminase small subunit-related protein, which yields MSKSELKPKAKEFYTIHQMSLADISRRLNISTRTLQNWKSEEHWDEARAEISGSEKNFHAQLFELGEVIARKIKQDELDGVKVAAERYTVLQRIIDTAEHARKYEAVAPKKNKSELSPEERAKKALEEIKKHLGV from the coding sequence GTGAGCAAGTCCGAACTCAAGCCCAAGGCGAAAGAATTTTACACCATTCACCAGATGAGCCTAGCTGACATTAGCCGCCGGCTCAACATCTCCACGCGCACCCTTCAGAACTGGAAATCTGAAGAACACTGGGACGAAGCACGTGCCGAAATCAGCGGCAGCGAAAAGAACTTTCACGCGCAGCTGTTCGAGCTGGGTGAAGTCATTGCCCGTAAAATCAAGCAAGACGAACTGGACGGCGTAAAGGTTGCCGCAGAACGATACACCGTACTCCAGCGAATCATAGACACCGCCGAACACGCCCGCAAGTACGAGGCCGTGGCACCCAAGAAAAACAAGTCCGAGCTTTCCCCGGAAGAACGTGCCAAGAAGGCGCTTGAAGAAATCAAGAAACACCTGGGTGTATAA
- a CDS encoding DUF2190 family protein has translation MKGNILNFTAETAVPAFRFVKAGEAQGNVKLAGSGDAVLGVSMDVDVKEGNRVDVQHDGIGHVELGADVTYGQALSSDAEGRGIPAEGASGIVALDSGTEGDVVRIKVDCAGSAATASTGDETPSTGDDTPAGDNDAPANTEGGETPTEPTEPETSGTEGGDTNGNENESSNEGA, from the coding sequence ATGAAGGGCAATATCCTCAACTTTACGGCGGAAACCGCCGTCCCCGCTTTCCGCTTCGTCAAGGCTGGCGAAGCCCAAGGCAATGTTAAACTTGCAGGTTCCGGCGATGCCGTGCTTGGCGTGTCCATGGATGTGGATGTCAAGGAAGGCAACCGCGTCGATGTGCAGCACGACGGTATCGGCCATGTGGAACTTGGTGCCGACGTGACCTACGGCCAGGCACTCTCCTCCGATGCCGAAGGCCGTGGCATTCCTGCCGAAGGTGCGTCCGGCATCGTGGCCCTTGATTCGGGCACCGAAGGCGATGTGGTCCGCATCAAGGTGGACTGCGCCGGTTCTGCTGCGACGGCATCCACTGGCGACGAAACGCCTTCCACTGGCGATGACACTCCCGCTGGCGACAACGACGCCCCGGCAAACACCGAAGGTGGCGAAACGCCCACCGAACCCACTGAGCCTGAAACCAGTGGAACTGAAGGTGGCGACACCAACGGCAACGAAAACGAATCTTCCAACGAAGGAGCATAA
- a CDS encoding gp436 family protein gives MNYCTLDDIRGHVPDARLVEVTDDLTPNADGEIKENIVVKAIEESSTLIDAYIGKRFRLPLPRIPRVLRMICVDLTIYNLYERLTEMNITEGMKLRYNNAIALLKRIADGEVSIGIDEIGPVDESSFKVSSKLDGGPAIFSLESMRSL, from the coding sequence ATGAACTACTGCACTCTCGACGATATACGGGGGCACGTGCCTGACGCGCGTTTGGTGGAGGTCACCGACGACCTCACGCCAAATGCCGACGGTGAAATCAAGGAGAACATCGTGGTCAAGGCCATCGAGGAAAGTTCTACCCTGATTGACGCCTATATAGGCAAGCGTTTCAGGTTGCCGCTCCCGCGTATTCCGAGAGTGCTTCGCATGATTTGCGTTGACCTGACGATTTACAACCTTTACGAGCGCCTGACGGAGATGAACATCACCGAAGGGATGAAGCTCCGCTACAATAACGCCATAGCCCTCTTGAAGCGAATCGCCGACGGTGAAGTTTCCATAGGGATTGACGAAATAGGCCCTGTCGATGAATCCAGCTTCAAGGTATCTTCAAAGCTGGATGGCGGGCCTGCCATTTTCTCGCTTGAATCCATGAGGTCCTTATGA
- a CDS encoding phage protein Gp37 — MTDFDIEERISVLFCGENDKTPARERDSFWFKAIDIQAGITTLSRPGMSVAVMSGDYETEDATDNLKVTSKIIVTLVVKNVAKEKERRRILHPCVKHVVWKLQGNDLGLEIDPLKVKNWKDVTTPEHLAATLLVAEIEFETAYTLTPETEEASYRNLLSIWSSFKSEEEPHEELATSKVNFDNGETP, encoded by the coding sequence ATGACCGATTTCGATATCGAAGAGAGAATATCAGTTCTTTTTTGCGGTGAAAACGACAAGACCCCCGCCAGGGAAAGGGATTCGTTCTGGTTCAAGGCCATCGATATCCAGGCGGGAATCACGACTCTTTCTCGCCCGGGAATGTCTGTTGCGGTCATGTCGGGCGATTACGAAACAGAAGACGCTACTGACAATCTTAAGGTGACATCCAAGATTATCGTTACCCTGGTCGTCAAGAATGTGGCGAAAGAAAAGGAACGCCGCCGCATTTTGCACCCCTGCGTCAAGCACGTAGTCTGGAAACTGCAGGGCAACGATCTTGGGCTTGAAATTGACCCGCTGAAGGTCAAGAACTGGAAGGACGTTACCACACCTGAACATCTTGCGGCAACACTGCTTGTTGCTGAAATCGAATTTGAAACGGCGTACACGCTGACGCCTGAAACAGAAGAGGCAAGCTACCGCAACCTGCTTTCTATCTGGAGTTCCTTCAAGAGCGAAGAGGAACCGCACGAGGAACTCGCTACATCCAAAGTGAACTTTGATAACGGAGAAACACCATGA
- a CDS encoding phage tail sheath subtilisin-like domain-containing protein translates to MTLTNNIPETMIPGSYSEYNYFAGPNGLPANIQKVLLVGDIAEGGTLAVAKPTAVYNESEVLALAGAGSVLHQMYRAAKNAWKYAQITLVRHKATAGTPATWTITLSNPSGATAATVGGLVRVVYNGKKVNVGVKIGETAAKVAEDIATALNAEATAPFTAEAAEGVVTLTAKANGAYISAAKGGVNVSVEVVSTDITAADPILTAGTGEIDVKSALAAAFPERFHLIVLPTADAPNLTLLKTHLMQAAEPLEQRGQRGIVATIVGGAGDAISLATDFNCERLHIAAVKNAIPATTWEIAAGLAAIFASNSQPNKPMNGLPIPGIGLPDIADKWSGEEQDALLYGGVIPLVETDSELCIVRAVTTRSTKDGVRFTKLIDTGVIAALDYFRDSILAMHKVKYKNKVIHELLPDALNEDNIAVAKSLEGVQILRFIDQYADQFITEESKDEPGRMLCQIPAPVVPGLNQIYSTIDLYLN, encoded by the coding sequence ATGACACTGACCAACAACATCCCGGAAACCATGATTCCGGGCTCCTACTCGGAATACAACTACTTTGCCGGCCCGAACGGACTCCCGGCGAACATCCAGAAGGTGCTTCTGGTCGGCGACATTGCCGAAGGCGGCACCCTTGCAGTGGCGAAGCCCACGGCGGTCTACAACGAAAGCGAGGTCCTCGCTCTCGCCGGGGCCGGTTCGGTACTCCACCAGATGTACAGGGCCGCAAAGAATGCCTGGAAGTACGCCCAGATTACCTTGGTGCGCCACAAGGCTACTGCGGGAACCCCCGCCACCTGGACCATCACGCTTTCCAACCCCAGCGGCGCAACCGCTGCAACCGTTGGCGGCCTTGTCCGTGTCGTCTATAACGGCAAGAAGGTCAATGTCGGCGTGAAAATCGGCGAAACAGCAGCCAAGGTTGCTGAAGACATTGCCACCGCTTTGAATGCCGAAGCTACCGCACCGTTTACCGCAGAAGCTGCGGAAGGTGTCGTGACCCTTACCGCCAAGGCGAACGGTGCCTACATTTCTGCCGCCAAGGGTGGCGTGAACGTCTCGGTCGAGGTCGTGTCCACCGACATCACTGCAGCAGACCCGATTCTTACTGCGGGAACTGGCGAAATTGACGTGAAAAGCGCCCTTGCAGCAGCCTTCCCGGAACGTTTCCACCTGATTGTGCTCCCTACGGCCGATGCGCCCAATTTGACCCTCTTGAAGACGCACTTGATGCAGGCTGCCGAACCGCTTGAACAGCGTGGCCAGCGTGGCATTGTGGCTACAATCGTTGGCGGGGCCGGCGACGCCATTTCCCTTGCAACCGACTTCAACTGCGAACGCCTGCACATTGCCGCAGTCAAGAACGCCATTCCCGCCACTACCTGGGAAATTGCCGCAGGTCTTGCCGCCATCTTTGCCAGCAATTCCCAGCCCAACAAGCCCATGAACGGGCTCCCGATCCCTGGCATCGGTCTCCCGGATATCGCCGACAAGTGGAGCGGCGAAGAACAGGACGCCCTGCTTTATGGCGGAGTGATTCCTCTGGTGGAAACCGACAGCGAACTTTGCATTGTCCGTGCCGTGACTACTCGCAGCACCAAGGACGGCGTCCGCTTCACCAAGCTCATCGATACGGGTGTCATCGCCGCGCTCGACTATTTCCGAGACTCCATTCTCGCCATGCACAAGGTGAAGTACAAGAACAAGGTCATCCACGAGCTGTTGCCCGATGCCCTGAACGAAGACAACATCGCCGTGGCAAAGAGCCTTGAAGGGGTGCAGATTCTGCGTTTCATTGACCAGTATGCAGACCAGTTCATCACCGAGGAATCGAAGGATGAACCGGGCCGTATGCTCTGCCAGATTCCGGCTCCTGTCGTGCCTGGCCTGAACCAGATTTATTCCACCATCGACCTTTACCTCAACTAA
- a CDS encoding phage tail tape measure protein, with the protein MANNEVTLRIGADATGLQNGLRQSSTAVSSFGTKARATIARVGGSMRGLADSLVTPFNSLVLGGGLGMAVKNVGDLSESLMYYGFAAKKSDADTKVFRESLHKTAIETGVAANEILNGVSKIGEITGQFDFAEDMGGILAKAAKASGASVEDLANVASSLKVTMGLTADEVAKFFNSLIIQGDQGSYTLQKFAAEGKALLAATSTHGIKTADQFASFGAYLQVMNAQIKSEAELTTSVSTLFSELVSKAKDLNKIGVHVFDKNKEFNDFDFIMRQLMEKTDGDLQKLGKLFGASSIKALQPIISEYKNGWKTVETITKSGQEGMANTKVLDERFQKTANDFNSNVDKMKAVALQFADTNLTGPVEQLTTALGFLSRHQGIVTAGFKMMAVAAAALGMVKIGGLVKDVAGLARDIKGIWSKNGGAGASAAGTGVSALDASVQKVFVVNMRSGFGGGSDYMDDDAPMYQPATQKAAQAMESTTKEVGRFRQGLSTARAGLNKFGSSVIGGTLMTAATGWAMNQIYNFGQAFMEWRNVVADVEANSRAMVDRNQTEFEKRYGPEAARWSKKHGDTLLEIQKEENSFLPSQKKLDKLYGDLRLYNQLTKNAVAAQKGDKMMSPQEYMQALNQNIIINVDSNGKAVVETDKGKPPKVSGRKTTPGWGA; encoded by the coding sequence TTGGCGAATAACGAAGTCACATTGCGAATCGGTGCGGATGCTACAGGTCTCCAGAATGGCCTGCGCCAGTCATCGACTGCTGTCTCTTCTTTCGGGACGAAGGCACGGGCGACCATTGCACGTGTCGGCGGATCCATGCGGGGCCTTGCCGACAGCCTGGTGACTCCGTTCAATTCGCTGGTCCTTGGGGGTGGCCTTGGCATGGCCGTCAAGAACGTGGGCGACCTTTCCGAATCGCTCATGTATTACGGCTTTGCGGCAAAGAAAAGCGACGCGGACACGAAGGTGTTCCGCGAATCGCTGCATAAGACGGCAATCGAGACAGGTGTCGCCGCCAATGAAATCCTGAACGGTGTTTCAAAGATTGGCGAAATTACAGGCCAGTTCGATTTTGCCGAAGATATGGGCGGAATCCTGGCAAAGGCGGCCAAGGCTTCCGGGGCGTCTGTAGAAGACCTGGCAAATGTTGCTTCTTCGTTAAAAGTGACCATGGGCTTGACGGCCGATGAAGTTGCGAAATTCTTCAATTCCCTTATTATCCAGGGCGACCAAGGGTCATACACCCTGCAAAAGTTCGCAGCTGAAGGTAAGGCCCTGCTCGCGGCTACTTCGACTCACGGCATCAAAACGGCAGACCAGTTCGCTAGTTTTGGTGCTTATTTGCAGGTCATGAATGCCCAGATTAAGAGTGAAGCGGAGCTCACCACATCTGTATCGACGCTTTTCAGCGAACTTGTTTCAAAGGCAAAGGACCTGAATAAAATCGGGGTCCACGTTTTTGACAAGAACAAGGAATTTAACGACTTTGATTTCATCATGCGCCAGCTGATGGAAAAAACTGATGGCGATTTGCAGAAGTTGGGAAAATTATTCGGAGCATCCTCTATCAAGGCCTTGCAACCCATTATTTCCGAATACAAGAATGGGTGGAAAACAGTCGAAACAATTACGAAAAGCGGCCAAGAGGGTATGGCCAATACGAAAGTGTTGGATGAACGCTTTCAAAAAACCGCTAATGATTTCAACAGCAATGTAGACAAGATGAAGGCAGTCGCCCTGCAATTTGCAGACACGAACCTTACAGGGCCTGTTGAACAGCTGACGACCGCTCTAGGCTTTCTATCCCGCCACCAGGGAATAGTTACGGCGGGCTTCAAGATGATGGCCGTTGCGGCTGCTGCCTTGGGAATGGTCAAAATTGGCGGTCTCGTGAAGGATGTGGCCGGACTTGCCAGGGATATCAAGGGTATCTGGAGCAAGAATGGCGGCGCAGGGGCATCTGCCGCAGGGACGGGCGTTTCCGCTTTGGATGCATCTGTCCAAAAGGTATTCGTAGTCAATATGCGCAGCGGTTTTGGCGGTGGTTCTGACTACATGGACGATGATGCGCCTATGTATCAGCCTGCTACCCAGAAGGCGGCCCAGGCTATGGAATCGACCACAAAAGAGGTCGGCAGATTCCGCCAGGGCCTTTCCACCGCACGTGCGGGGCTGAACAAGTTCGGGAGCAGTGTCATTGGCGGCACATTGATGACGGCTGCCACAGGCTGGGCCATGAATCAAATCTACAACTTTGGCCAGGCTTTCATGGAATGGCGAAATGTCGTTGCCGATGTCGAGGCCAACAGCCGGGCCATGGTGGACCGTAACCAGACAGAATTCGAAAAACGGTATGGGCCTGAAGCAGCAAGGTGGAGCAAGAAGCATGGGGACACCCTTCTCGAAATCCAAAAGGAAGAAAACAGCTTCTTGCCGTCACAAAAGAAACTTGACAAGCTTTATGGCGATTTACGGCTATACAATCAGCTGACGAAGAATGCTGTCGCGGCTCAAAAGGGCGATAAAATGATGTCGCCCCAGGAATACATGCAGGCTTTGAACCAAAACATCATTATCAATGTGGATTCCAACGGCAAGGCTGTCGTCGAAACCGACAAGGGTAAGCCGCCCAAAGTCAGCGGACGAAAAACGACACCGGGATGGGGGGCATAA